In the genome of Deltaproteobacteria bacterium, one region contains:
- a CDS encoding phosphoenolpyruvate synthase, with amino-acid sequence MNTAQIEKIQKQLVLTGKDIVTIGEDAELLVGGKNYNTAIISTIEGIRAPQFRAISSIAFHKLLDETKVNAATIRSTVDKAYDSMDWNDPEINKDSEFLQKFVRRIAQEAKDSAKRQDGTLIRLRTFINNVVEGFAVSPEGIDQLRKRSVLVQVAILSVDLPKDVADAVRGAYLDICKEAGLENEPVAVRSSAAGEDSRKKAFAGLQDTYLNIVGENYVAQAYHWDCASAYNLRSMTYRREAILDAVAKAEQTGDDAIAVKAKQEWAIENTSLSVCIMRMINPVISGTAFSADTATGCRGTIRKDLVSIDASYGLGEAVVGGLVTPDKFYVFQREDGQEVVIRYMGCKDKRIVYKESGRGTKIETVPDEMAYRWSLSLAQAESVAKGVRCISKGYGGMIMDSEFCIDQWDRLWFVQARPETRWNEELEHHPHTIFMRRKEVDPVAAKDAEVLLEGNGASRGAGQGMVRYLRSALELNKISKGNVLVAERTDPDMVPGMRIASAIMADAGGDTSHAAITSRELGIPAVIGIKRPEKLRALDGHDVTVDGSRGKVYRG; translated from the coding sequence ACCATTGGCGAGGACGCCGAGCTTTTGGTCGGCGGCAAGAATTACAACACTGCGATCATCAGCACCATCGAAGGCATTCGGGCACCACAATTTCGAGCCATCTCCTCCATCGCCTTCCATAAGCTTTTGGATGAAACCAAGGTCAACGCCGCGACCATCCGTTCGACGGTGGACAAGGCCTACGACAGCATGGATTGGAATGACCCCGAGATCAACAAGGACTCGGAATTTCTCCAGAAATTTGTCCGGCGCATTGCCCAGGAAGCCAAGGACTCGGCCAAGCGCCAGGATGGGACCCTGATCCGGTTGCGCACGTTCATTAATAACGTGGTCGAGGGCTTCGCGGTTTCTCCCGAGGGTATCGATCAGCTGCGCAAGCGTTCCGTCTTGGTCCAGGTGGCCATTTTGTCCGTGGATCTGCCCAAGGACGTGGCCGACGCGGTGCGCGGGGCGTATCTGGACATCTGCAAGGAAGCCGGTCTTGAAAACGAGCCCGTGGCGGTGCGTTCTTCAGCCGCCGGCGAGGATAGCCGCAAAAAGGCCTTTGCCGGTCTCCAGGACACCTATCTGAACATTGTGGGAGAAAATTACGTGGCCCAGGCGTATCATTGGGACTGCGCTTCGGCCTACAACCTGCGCTCCATGACTTATCGCCGCGAGGCTATTCTCGACGCCGTGGCCAAGGCCGAACAAACCGGTGACGACGCCATCGCGGTCAAGGCCAAGCAGGAATGGGCCATCGAGAACACGTCGTTGTCGGTGTGCATCATGCGCATGATCAACCCGGTCATTTCCGGCACGGCCTTTTCCGCCGACACGGCCACTGGCTGCCGGGGCACGATCCGCAAGGACTTGGTGTCCATCGACGCCAGTTACGGATTGGGCGAGGCCGTTGTCGGCGGTTTGGTGACTCCCGATAAATTTTATGTGTTCCAACGCGAGGATGGCCAGGAAGTGGTCATCCGATACATGGGGTGCAAGGACAAGCGCATTGTCTACAAGGAGTCCGGCCGAGGCACCAAGATCGAGACCGTTCCCGATGAAATGGCCTACCGTTGGTCCTTGTCCCTGGCCCAGGCCGAGTCCGTGGCCAAGGGCGTGCGCTGCATCAGCAAGGGATACGGCGGCATGATCATGGATTCCGAATTCTGCATCGATCAGTGGGATCGTCTCTGGTTCGTGCAGGCCCGGCCGGAAACCCGTTGGAACGAGGAACTGGAGCACCATCCGCACACGATTTTCATGCGCCGCAAGGAAGTGGACCCTGTTGCCGCCAAGGACGCCGAAGTGCTCCTGGAAGGCAATGGCGCGTCACGCGGAGCGGGTCAGGGCATGGTCCGCTATTTGCGGTCGGCCCTGGAGTTGAACAAGATCAGCAAGGGCAACGTCCTTGTCGCCGAACGCACCGACCCGGACATGGTACCAGGAATGCGCATCGCATCCGCGATCATGGCCGACGCCGGTGGAGACACCAGCCATGCGGCCATCACCTCGCGCGAGTTGGGGATTCCGGCGGTCATCGGTATCAAGCGTCCGGAGAAATTGCGCGCCCTGGACGGTCACGACGTGACCGTGGACGGCTCCCGGGGCAAGGTCTACCGGGG